In the genome of Vicia villosa cultivar HV-30 ecotype Madison, WI linkage group LG7, Vvil1.0, whole genome shotgun sequence, one region contains:
- the LOC131618382 gene encoding MADS-box protein SOC1-like has translation MMKKIDLLETSKRKLLGEGVGTCSLDELQRIEQQLERSITKIRVKKAEVFREQIDQLKEKEKTLVAENTRLSEKYGSFSSQRAKKDDRETIVEIEAYADQSSPISDVETELFIGLPDTRTKRISPNLRIN, from the exons ATGATGAAAAAGATTGATCTTCTCGAGACTTCAAAACG AAAACTCTTGGGAGAAGGTGTAGGGACTTGTTCCCTTGATGAACTACAAAGGATAGAGCAACAGTTGGAGAGGAGTATAACCAAAATTCGAGTTAAAAAG GCTGAGGTTTTCAGGGAACAAATTGATCAGCTAAAAGAAAAG GAAAAAACCCTAGTTGCTGAAAATACCAGACTCTCTGAGAAG TATGGTAGTTTTTCATCACAAAGAGCAAAAAAGGATGATAGAGAAACTATAGTTGAgattgaagcttatgcagatcaaAGTAGTCCAATTTCAGATGTGGAGACTGAGTTGTTCATTGGACTTCCAGATACAAGAACAAAACGAATTTCTCCAAACTTGAGGATTAATTAA